A region from the Salvia splendens isolate huo1 chromosome 15, SspV2, whole genome shotgun sequence genome encodes:
- the LOC121766357 gene encoding protease 2, translated as MVALATLLRAASSTRKTLLTFPKLPSPSLFSTACRKTQCPPPPVAKKVPFSATVHGVTWKDPYHWMSNTSDPDFIRYINQENSYADAFMRETLELQNTLYSEMLSRLPPDITTPPHRWGPWLYYQCIPEGKEYPILYRKPAVERKGWVASIFTSSGGGFGREQVLLDWNDIAEKHGYVHVNTCRVSPDHRFLAYTVDTKGDEQFQLQIKDIADDSVLSQPKVTGVVSLAWAQDSSTLFYTLCDQNLRPYRVMCTKLGSHSGDDAVILTEDDSCFCLDIASTKDGKFITVNSNSRTSSEVWFINASNPRAGLQRFCHRVSGVQYFLEHHRGIFYVLTNAPTCKDKKFSGIGLYLARCRVEDAQSNNLEDFFIPSDDMCLWDMDIFNEHLVLFLTKNGSASTCSINMPIDFDNENEMEIDSLDPWFFPLPSDMCIIKPGPNEDFMNTVYHAVLSSPVIPDFTVDYDMSTRTFSIAHQEDVRNISADVQGDRSVGWKEWKDIYEKYSLNDEEVTNTDMHKNESVWWKDYSEKYYCTTKEVISHDGVRIPMTILHSRAAYREGQSPGLLHGYGAYGDDLDKSWCPDQLSLLDRGWLLAFADVRGGAGPDFSWHERGRGLNKLNSIHDFVSCAQSLIDDGLIHKDRLSALGVSAGCLLVGAAANMHPQLFRATILKVPFLDVLNSLLDPSLPLTTLDYEEFGNPQNQSCFEYILKYSPYENIPEGACCASMLVSAAFNDSRVGVWEAAKWVAKVRDTTCPSCSSAVILRTSMDEGHFGGGGRFASCREKAFDYAFLIKNTDLQKF; from the exons ATGGTGGCACTGGCCACCCTCCTCCGTGCTGCCTCATCAACCAGAAAGACCCTCCTTACATTCCCAAAACTCCCCTCCCCTTCGCTTTTCTCCACCGCCTGCAGGAAAACCCAATGTCCACCGCCGCCGGTGGCCAAGAAGGTTCCTTTCTCGGCAACAGTGCACGGAGTGACGTGGAAGGACCCCTACCATTGGATGTCAAACACCAGCGACCCTGATTTTATCCGCTACATCAACCAAGAGAACTCCTACGCCGATGCATTCATGCGAGAAACCCTAGAATTGCAGAACACACTTTATTCCGAGATGCTTTCCAGATTGCCCCCCGATATCACCACCCCTCCCCATCGTTGGGGGCCCTG GTTGTATTATCAGTGCATTCCAGAGGGGAAGGAGTATCCCATCTTATATAGGAAGCCGGCAGTTGAGAGAAAGGGTTGGGTAGCATCAATTTTCACTTCTTCCGGAGGTGGATTTGGCAGGGAACAAGTGTTGCTCGACTGGAATGATATCGCAGAAAAACACG GATATGTCCATGTGAATACTTGCAGAGTATCACCAGACCACAGGTTTCTTGCATATACAGTTGACACCAAAGGTGACGAACAATTTCAGCTTCAAATAAAGGACATTGCGGATGATTCTGTTCTTTCCCAACCGAAAGTTACCGGTGTTGTTAGTTTGGCTTGGGCTCAGGATAGCTCTACTCTATTTTATACATTATGCGACCAAAACCTACGGCCTTACAG GGTAATGTGCACCAAATTGGGATCACATTCTGGGGATGATGCTGTGATACTTACAGAAGATGATTCCTGCTTCTGTTTAGATATTGCAAGTACGAAAGATGGGAAGTTTATAACAGTGAATTCTAATTCAAGGACATCATCTGAG GTTTGGTTCATAAATGCTAGCAACCCGCGTGCTGGGCTGCAGAGATTTTGTCATCGTGTCTCTGGAGTTCAGTACTTTTTGGAACATCATCGTGGCATTTTTTACGTCCTTACTAATGCTCCTACATGTAAAGATAAGAAGTTTTCAGGCATTGGATTATATTTAGCCAGATGCAGAGTTGAGGATGCACAGTCAAATAATTTGGAA GATTTCTTCATTCCTAGTGATGATATGTGTTTATGGGATATGGATATTTTCAACGAGCATCTGGTCCTCTTCCTTACCAAAAACGGCTCGGCTTCAACATGCTCTATCAACATGCCAATTGATTTTGACAATGAG AATGAAATGGAGATTGATAGTCTCGATCCTTGGTTTTTTCCTCTGCCCTCTGACATGTGTATAATCAAACCTGGTCCGAATGAAGACTTCATGAACACTGTATACCATGCTGTCCTGTCATCTCCTGTG ATACCTGATTTTACGGTTGACTATGATATGTCGACTAGAACCTTCTCCATTGCTCACCAGGAAGATGTGAGAAACATTTCAGCAG ATGTCCAGGGCGATAGGAGTGTTGGGTGGAAGGAGTGGAAGGATATCTATGAGAAATATTCTCTTAATGACGAGGAAGTGACGAACACAGATATGCATAAAAATGAAAGTGTTTGGTGGAAGGATTATTCTGAGAAATATTATTGCACAACGAAGGAAGTGATTTCCCACGATGGTGTCAGAATCCCGATGACCATCCTTCACTCTCGGGCTGCATATCGAGAGGGTCAATCTCCTGGGCTTCTTCATGGATATGGTGCCTATGGTGACGATTTGGATAAAAGCTGGTGTCCTGACCAGTTAAGCTTACTTGACCGAGGTTGGCTCTTGGCATTCGCTGATGTAAG GGGTGGTGCTGGTCCAGATTTTTCATGGCATGAACGTGGTCGTGGATTGAACAAATTGAATTCCATACACGATTTTGTCTCATGCGCTCAATCTCTAATCGATGATGGACTAATCCATAAAGACCGGTTGAGTGCTTTGGGTGTGAGTGCTGGGTGTTTACTTGTTGGGGCAGCTGCCAACATGCATCCGCAACTGTTTCGTGCTACCATTTTGAAG GTCCCTTTCCTTGATGTTCTTAACTCACTACTGGATCCAAGTTTACCTCTTACGACACTGGATTACGAAGAATTTGGAAATCCTCAGAATCAATCTTGCTTCGAATACATTCTCAAGTACTCTCCTTATGAAAATATTCCCGAGGGAGCATGCTGTGCTTCAATGCTCGTCTCAGCTGCGTTCAATGATTCCCG GGTTGGTGTTTGGGAAGCTGCAAAATGGGTGGCTAAGGTGCGCGACACGACATGTCCGAGCTGCTCGTCTGCGGTCATTCTACGAACAAGCATGGACGAAGGGCATTTTGGCGGGGGTGGCCGTTTCGCTAGTTGCCGGGAAAAAGCGTTTGATTATGCTTTTCTAATTAAGAATACCGATTTgcagaaattttga
- the LOC121769093 gene encoding heat shock protein 90-5, chloroplastic-like — protein sequence MAPVLSRSLASAAMAVTSNMPSFSTAGNGGLLRSAFLPKTGLKNTFLRSGLEWKVEGRRGGVVVRCDASAVAEKEAPESSGETFEYQAEVSRLMDLIVHSLYSHKEVFLRELVSNASDALDKLRFLSVTEPTLLGDSGDLEIRIKPDPDNGTITITDTGIGMTKEELIDCLGTIAQSGTSRFLKALKENQDLGADNSLIGQFGVGFYSAFLIANRVVVSTKSPRSDKQYVWESVADSSSYTIREETDPSKLISRGTQITLYLRDDDKYEYTEPTKIQSLVKNYSQFISFPIYTWQEKSRTIEVEEEEEPKEGEEVPEGEKKKVKKTKTEKYWDWELTNETKPIWMRNPKEVEKEQYQEFYKKTFNEFLDPLTYTHFTTEGEVEFRSVLYIPGMAPLNNEEVINPKTKNIRLYVKRVFISDDFDGELFPRYLSFVKGVVDSDDLPLNVSREILQESRIVRIMRKRLVRKTFDMIQDLSESESKEDYKKFWENFGKFLKLGCIEDTGNHKRITPLLRFLSSKSDEDLISLDDYIENMGENQKAIYYLATDSLKSAKSAPFVEKLIQKGIEVLYLIEPIDEVAIQNLETYKEKKFVDISKEDLELGDEDEVSERENKQEYNLLCDWIKQQLGEKVAKVQVSKRLASSPCVLVSGKFGWSANMERLMRAQTLGDQSSLEFMRGRRILEINPDHPVVKDLNAACKNAPDNVDAKRAVELLYDTALISSGFTPDSPAELSSKIYEMMAMALGGRWGRSEDDEEGEGDSNAASEADAGVAEAVESQVVEPSEVRTESDPWSD from the exons ATGGCGCCTGTGCTTAGCAGAAGTCTAGCTTCCGCGGCGATGGCCGTTACTTCAAATATGCCCTCATTTTCTACCGCCGGCAATGGGGGTTTGCTGAGAAGCGCGTTTCTGCCCAAGACTGGACTAAAGAACACTTTTTTAAGGAGTGGATTGGAGTGGAAGGTGGAGGGCCGGCGGGGCGGGGTGGTGGTGAGATGTGACGCCTCCGCCGTGGCTGAGAAAGAGGCTCCGGAGAGCTCTGGAGAAACATTTGAATACCAAGCTGAG GTTAGTCGATTGATGGACTTGATAGTCCACAGCTTATACAGCCACAAGGAAGTTTTTCTTCGGGAGCTTGTCAG TAATGCAAGTGATGCTCTTGATAAACTAAGGTTTTTGAGTGTGACTGAGCCCACCTTACTTGGAGATTCCGGTGATCTAGAGATTCGTATCAAACCTGACCCGGACAATGGGACTATTACCATTAC GGATACTGGTATTGGAATGACAAAGGAGGAGCTGATAGACTGTCTTGGAACCATTGCACAGAGTGGCACTTCTAGATTCCTAAAGGCGTTGAAG GAGAATCAGGACCTTGGGGCTGACAATAGCTTGATTGGCCAATTTGGTGTTGGGTTCTATTCTGCTTTTCTGATTGCGAATAGG GTGGTTGTATCGACAAAGAGCCCCCGGTCTGACAAGCAGTATGTTTGGGAATCTGTGGCTGATAGCAGCTCCTACACAATCAGAGAGGAAACTGATCCCAGCAAGCTCATCAGTCGAGGCACCCAGATCACTCTTTATCTGAGG GATGATGATAAGTATGAATACACCGAGCCTACAAAGATCCAGAGTTTGGTCAAGAATTATTCTCAATTCATATCATTCCCCATCTATACATGGCAAGAGAAATCAAGGACCATTGAG gtcgaagaagaggaagaaccAAAAGAGGGAGAAGAAGTACCTGAG GGAGAGAAGAAAAAGGTGAAGAAGACCAAAACTGAAAAATATTGGGACTGGGAACTGACAAATGAAACAAAACCTATATGG ATGCGCAACCCGAAGGAAGTTGAAAAAGAACAGTATCAAGAATTTTACAAGAAGACATTCAATGAGTTTCTGGACCCACTTACTTATACCCATTTTACTACTGAG GGTGAGGTGGAGTTCAGAAGTGTGCTCTACATTCCTGGAATGGCACCTCTTAACAATGAAGAAGTTATCAATCCCAAGACAAAAAACATCCGTTTATATGTGAAACGTGTATTTATTTCTGATGATTTTGATGGTGAACTG TTTCCAAGATACTTGAGCTTTGTGAAGGGCGTGGTCGACTCGGATGACCTTCCCCTAAATGTTTCCAGGGAGATTCTTCAGGAGAGCAGAATT GTGAGGATAATGAGGAAAAGACTTGTTAGGAAAACATTTGACATGATTCAAGATCTTTCTGAGAGTGAGAGCAAAGAG GATTATAAAAAATTCTGGGAGAATTTTGGAAAGTTTTTGAAGCTGGGTTGCATCGAGGATACTGGAAACCACAAGAGAATAACACCATTGTTGAGATTTCTATCTTCCAAGAGTGACGAAGACCTGATAAGCTTGGATGATTATATCGAGAACATGGGTGAGAATCAGAAGGCTATCTATTACTTGGCAACAGACAGCTTAAAAAGTGCTAAATCTGCTCCTTTCGTGGAAAAGTTGATACAGAAGGGTATTGAG GTGCTTTACTTGATCGAGCCAATTGATGAAGTCGCGATCCAGAATTTAGAAACATACAAAGAGAAGAAATTCGTTGACATCAGTAAGGAGGATCTGGAGCTTG GTGACGAAGATGAGGTGAGCGAAAGGGAAAATAAGCAAGAGTATAATCTCCTCTGCGATTGGATAAAACAACAGCTTGGCGAAAAGGTAGCAAAAGTGCAAGTTTCGAAACGTTTAGCCTCTTCCCCGTGTGTGCTTGTTTCTGGCAAGTTTGGATGGTCAGCCAACATGGAAAG ATTAATGAGAGCACAAACTCTTGGTGACCAATCGAGCCTCGAGTTCATGAGGGGTCGAAGAATACTGGAAATCAATCCAGACCATCCAGTCGTCAAAGACTTAAAT GCTGCCTGCAAGAATGCGCCCGATAATGTAGATGCCAAGAGGGCTGTCGAACTTCTCTATGATACGGCATTAATCTCCAGTGGGTTCACT CCTGATAGCCCGGCTGAGCTCAGCAGCAAGATATACGAGATGATGGCAATGGCCCTCGG